A single Gadus macrocephalus chromosome 22, ASM3116895v1 DNA region contains:
- the vps28 gene encoding vacuolar protein sorting-associated protein 28 homolog isoform X2, which yields MFHGIPVTGGIGGGQANKPELYEEVKLYKNAREREKYDNMAELFAVVKTLQALEKAYIQDCVTPNEYTAFCSRLLVQYKAAFKQVQGSDVGSIDDFCRKYRLDCPLAMERIKEDRPITIKDDMGNLNRCIADIVSLFITVMDKLRLEIRAMDEIQPDLRELMETMNRMSNMPPESEAKEKVSLWLTTLSSMSASDELDDSQVRQMLFDLESAYNAFNRFLHSS from the exons ATGTTTCATGGCATTCCAGTTACGGGAGGGATCGGAGGAG GCCAAGCAAACAAACCGGAATTGTATGAG GAAGTAAAGTTGTACAAAAATGCGAGAGAACGTGAAAA GTATGACAACATGGCCGAGCTGTTTGCTGTGGTCAAGACCCTTCAGGCACTAGAGAAAGCCTATATCCAGGACTGTGTCACACCGAATGA GTACACTGCTTTCTGCTCCAGACTTCTGGTTCAGTATAAGGCTGCCTTCAAACAGGTCCAGGGCTCTGACGTAGGCTCCATCGATGACTTCTGCAGAAAGTACAGA CTTGACTGCCCTCTAGCCATGGAGAGAATAAAGGAGGACCGACCAATCACCATCAAGGACGACATGGGCAACCTTAACCGTTGCATTGCAGATATTGTTTCT CTCTTCATCACTGTGATGGACAAGCTGAGACTGGAGATCAGAGCGATGGACGAG ATCCAACCAGACCTGAGAGAGCTCATGGAAACTATGAACAGAATGAGTAACATGCCTCCAGAATCTGAGGCAAAGGAGAAAGTCAGCCTTTG GCTGACCACCCTGAGCAGTATGTCTGCGTCCGACGAGCTGGACGACTCCCAGGTCCGCCAGATGCTCTTCGACCTGGAGTCGGCCTACAACGCCTTCAACCgcttcctccactcctcctaG
- the vps28 gene encoding vacuolar protein sorting-associated protein 28 homolog isoform X1: protein MGSSQGGVFTFTSQQFAKEDPFGYIRVAIMFHGIPVTGGIGGGQANKPELYEEVKLYKNAREREKYDNMAELFAVVKTLQALEKAYIQDCVTPNEYTAFCSRLLVQYKAAFKQVQGSDVGSIDDFCRKYRLDCPLAMERIKEDRPITIKDDMGNLNRCIADIVSLFITVMDKLRLEIRAMDEIQPDLRELMETMNRMSNMPPESEAKEKVSLWLTTLSSMSASDELDDSQVRQMLFDLESAYNAFNRFLHSS from the exons ATGGGGTCCTCACAAGGAGGCGTGTTTACCTTTACGTCACAGCAATTTGCCAAGGAAG aTCCTTTTGGTTATATAAGGGTTGCTATCATGTTTCATGGCATTCCAGTTACGGGAGGGATCGGAGGAG GCCAAGCAAACAAACCGGAATTGTATGAG GAAGTAAAGTTGTACAAAAATGCGAGAGAACGTGAAAA GTATGACAACATGGCCGAGCTGTTTGCTGTGGTCAAGACCCTTCAGGCACTAGAGAAAGCCTATATCCAGGACTGTGTCACACCGAATGA GTACACTGCTTTCTGCTCCAGACTTCTGGTTCAGTATAAGGCTGCCTTCAAACAGGTCCAGGGCTCTGACGTAGGCTCCATCGATGACTTCTGCAGAAAGTACAGA CTTGACTGCCCTCTAGCCATGGAGAGAATAAAGGAGGACCGACCAATCACCATCAAGGACGACATGGGCAACCTTAACCGTTGCATTGCAGATATTGTTTCT CTCTTCATCACTGTGATGGACAAGCTGAGACTGGAGATCAGAGCGATGGACGAG ATCCAACCAGACCTGAGAGAGCTCATGGAAACTATGAACAGAATGAGTAACATGCCTCCAGAATCTGAGGCAAAGGAGAAAGTCAGCCTTTG GCTGACCACCCTGAGCAGTATGTCTGCGTCCGACGAGCTGGACGACTCCCAGGTCCGCCAGATGCTCTTCGACCTGGAGTCGGCCTACAACGCCTTCAACCgcttcctccactcctcctaG
- the LOC132451591 gene encoding uncharacterized protein LOC132451591 isoform X1, translating into MKPTCYAMCPTQSPQLQIIYSLKFTNSYSLFESAVVYTVFPVSTMKSSRPAPQEQCGVWLDPVELKSKVKKKQPFRPISNLLNPLAGGDRYSLAVALNFTQTKIEMPNVKQSSISSFFTAQRRVLKKMSSSEDLHIYQTSSSISNRDSSISTTGAPGTKRKHEVVDRIPDVKSQAKAACTDVDRTGTGHQWMGQSGQKTDPKDTARHEYNSTLPWDNQCREQEAEELLSQPKRMKLHPETFSVYTVGVDPHIDELSQKPLSQFCSSQNIQKQINRIENKIPDFLPPVSQRDFALSNEERPTPGRCRDTGADIPESLTQSESGFGDVLGSAGRTSTQKPFEHTNASQINEENDQYRLTCSQPQYEHQVSTTPKPLDTWTEPKSNPLKHRETDQVRATVEEHDIFPERASMKPKDSLGNNYRVPDPLPHNLGNAIDLLFTQDSEGLRVIAHRGPRAPRNPLKDHTNLGLTWEQGTGAQKYEVYEEEEEMLFTQDSQGNMVIKH; encoded by the exons ATGAAGCCAACCTGTTATGCGATGTGTCCGACACAAAGTCCTCAGCTTCAGATTATATATTCACTGAAATTTACCAATTCATACAGTCTATTTGAATCGGCCGTGGTATATACTG TCTTTCCAGTCTCCACCATGAAGAGCTCCAGGCCCGCTCCCCAGGAGCAGTGTGGTGTTTGGTTGGACCCTGTGGAACTGAAATCAAAAGTGAAAAAA AAGCAGCCGTTCCGGCCCATTTCTAACCTGCTGAACCCATTGGCTGGAGGTGATAGATACAGTTTGGCCGTGGCGCTAAACTTCACTCAAACCAAAATCGAAATGCCAAATGTCAAACAGAGTTCTATATCATCCTTCTTTACTGCCCAACGCAGAG ttCTCAAGAAGATGTCTTCATCTGAAGATCTACACATTTATCAAACTTCTTCCTCTATATCCAATCGGGACTCCAGCATTTCCACCACGGGAGCTCCGGGGACGAAGAGAAAACATGAAGTGGTTGACCGGATACCCGACGTCAAGTCCCAGGCCAAGGCTGCCTGCACTGATGTGGACAGGACAGGTACTGGACACCAGTGGATGGGTCAAAGTGGTCAGAAGACTGATCCTAAAGACACGGCTCGGCATGAGTACAACAGCACCCTGCCGTGGGACAATCAGTGCCGAGAACAGGAAGCAGAAGAGCTGCTTAGCCAACCAAAAAGGATGAAGCTGCACCCTGAAACCTTTTCAGTCTACACAGTTGGGGTTGACCCTCACATAGATGAACTTAGTCAGAAGCCATTGAGTCAGTTCTGTAGTTCCCAAAACATCCAGAAACAAATTAACCGCATCGAAAACAAAATACCAGATTTCCTTCCTCCCGTTTCCCAGCGTGACTTTGCCTTGAGCAACGAGGAGCGGCCCACACCGGGGCGCTGCAGGGACACAGGGGCGGATATCCCTGAAAGCTTGACTCAAAGTGAAAGTGGCTTTGGGGATGTTCTGGGGTCAGCAGGTCGAACATCCACTCAAAAGCCTTTCGAGCACACAAACGCGTCTCAGATCAATGAGGAGAATGACCAATACCGTTTGACATGTTCACAACCTCAATACGAACACCAGGTCTCAACAACACCTAAACCTCTTGATACATGGACAGAGCCAAAATCAAACCCTTTGAAGCATCGTGAAACAGATCAGGTCCGGGCAACGGTGGAAGAACATGACATTTTTCCAGAGCGAGCTTCCATGAAACCAAAAGACTCTCTCGGTAACAACTACCGGGTCCCAGACCCCCTGCCCCATAACCTTGGGAACGCTATAGATCTGCTGTTCACTCAGGACTCTGAAGGCCTCCGGGTCATAGCCCACCGTGGTCCAAGGGCCCCCAGGAACCCCCTTAAGGATCACACCAACCTGGGCCTCACATGGGAGCAGGGGACTGGAGCTCAGAAATATGAGGtctatgaggaggaggaagagatgctCTTCACTCAAGATTCTCAGGGAAATATGGTCATCAAACATTAG
- the LOC132451591 gene encoding uncharacterized protein LOC132451591 isoform X2 translates to MKSSRPAPQEQCGVWLDPVELKSKVKKKQPFRPISNLLNPLAGGDRYSLAVALNFTQTKIEMPNVKQSSISSFFTAQRRVLKKMSSSEDLHIYQTSSSISNRDSSISTTGAPGTKRKHEVVDRIPDVKSQAKAACTDVDRTGTGHQWMGQSGQKTDPKDTARHEYNSTLPWDNQCREQEAEELLSQPKRMKLHPETFSVYTVGVDPHIDELSQKPLSQFCSSQNIQKQINRIENKIPDFLPPVSQRDFALSNEERPTPGRCRDTGADIPESLTQSESGFGDVLGSAGRTSTQKPFEHTNASQINEENDQYRLTCSQPQYEHQVSTTPKPLDTWTEPKSNPLKHRETDQVRATVEEHDIFPERASMKPKDSLGNNYRVPDPLPHNLGNAIDLLFTQDSEGLRVIAHRGPRAPRNPLKDHTNLGLTWEQGTGAQKYEVYEEEEEMLFTQDSQGNMVIKH, encoded by the exons ATGAAGAGCTCCAGGCCCGCTCCCCAGGAGCAGTGTGGTGTTTGGTTGGACCCTGTGGAACTGAAATCAAAAGTGAAAAAA AAGCAGCCGTTCCGGCCCATTTCTAACCTGCTGAACCCATTGGCTGGAGGTGATAGATACAGTTTGGCCGTGGCGCTAAACTTCACTCAAACCAAAATCGAAATGCCAAATGTCAAACAGAGTTCTATATCATCCTTCTTTACTGCCCAACGCAGAG ttCTCAAGAAGATGTCTTCATCTGAAGATCTACACATTTATCAAACTTCTTCCTCTATATCCAATCGGGACTCCAGCATTTCCACCACGGGAGCTCCGGGGACGAAGAGAAAACATGAAGTGGTTGACCGGATACCCGACGTCAAGTCCCAGGCCAAGGCTGCCTGCACTGATGTGGACAGGACAGGTACTGGACACCAGTGGATGGGTCAAAGTGGTCAGAAGACTGATCCTAAAGACACGGCTCGGCATGAGTACAACAGCACCCTGCCGTGGGACAATCAGTGCCGAGAACAGGAAGCAGAAGAGCTGCTTAGCCAACCAAAAAGGATGAAGCTGCACCCTGAAACCTTTTCAGTCTACACAGTTGGGGTTGACCCTCACATAGATGAACTTAGTCAGAAGCCATTGAGTCAGTTCTGTAGTTCCCAAAACATCCAGAAACAAATTAACCGCATCGAAAACAAAATACCAGATTTCCTTCCTCCCGTTTCCCAGCGTGACTTTGCCTTGAGCAACGAGGAGCGGCCCACACCGGGGCGCTGCAGGGACACAGGGGCGGATATCCCTGAAAGCTTGACTCAAAGTGAAAGTGGCTTTGGGGATGTTCTGGGGTCAGCAGGTCGAACATCCACTCAAAAGCCTTTCGAGCACACAAACGCGTCTCAGATCAATGAGGAGAATGACCAATACCGTTTGACATGTTCACAACCTCAATACGAACACCAGGTCTCAACAACACCTAAACCTCTTGATACATGGACAGAGCCAAAATCAAACCCTTTGAAGCATCGTGAAACAGATCAGGTCCGGGCAACGGTGGAAGAACATGACATTTTTCCAGAGCGAGCTTCCATGAAACCAAAAGACTCTCTCGGTAACAACTACCGGGTCCCAGACCCCCTGCCCCATAACCTTGGGAACGCTATAGATCTGCTGTTCACTCAGGACTCTGAAGGCCTCCGGGTCATAGCCCACCGTGGTCCAAGGGCCCCCAGGAACCCCCTTAAGGATCACACCAACCTGGGCCTCACATGGGAGCAGGGGACTGGAGCTCAGAAATATGAGGtctatgaggaggaggaagagatgctCTTCACTCAAGATTCTCAGGGAAATATGGTCATCAAACATTAG
- the cap2 gene encoding adenylyl cyclase-associated protein 2, with translation MELSDLLKPIADHIQEIQQYRERHRGSSLFNHLSAVSESIPALGWVAVNQKPAPYVKEMNDAATFYTNRVLKDYKETDRRHVEWVQSYLSVWTEMQAFIRQHHTTGVTWCRTGPVAPPPLLEGAPSAACPPPPPPPPGPPPVLHADGAQTQADGVGGQTSALFAQLNQGMDITKGLKHVAEGKKTHKNPDLRSQGSPSHAPPAKASKPGSTPSMAPPNRPALLELDGKKWRVEHFEQRHDLLIEETELKQVVYIFDCNNSTIQVKGKINSIIVDNCKKLGLVFENAVGIVEIINSKSVQLQVLGNVPTISINKTEGCQVYLSKDSISCDIVSAKSSAMNILVPVGEDDFREFPVPEQFKTVWDGSRLVTEPTEIAG, from the exons atgGAGCTGTCGGACCTGCTGAAGCCCATCGCCGACCACATCCAGGAGATCCAGCAGTATCGCGAGCGTCACCGCGGCAGCAGCCTCTTCAACCACCTCTCTGCCGTCAGCGAGAGCATCCCTGCACTGGGCTGGGTCGCCGTG AACCAGAAGCCCGCTCCATATGTAAAGGAGATGAATGATGCAGCCACTTTCTATACCAACCGGGTACTGAAAGACTACAAGGAAAC TGACAGGAGACACGTGGAGTGGGTGCagtcctacctgtctgtctggacAGAGATGCAGGCCTTCATCAGGCAGCACCACACTACTGGGGTCACCTGGTGCAGGACT GGGCCCGTcgctcccccgcctctcctcgAAGGGGCCCCCAGCGCCgcctgtcctcctcccccccccccgcccccgggcccTCCTCCGGTCCTCCACGCCGACGGTGCCCAGACCCAGGCGGACGGCGTGGGCGGCCAGACCTCGGCTCTCTTCGCCCAGCTCAACCAGGGCATGGACATCACCAAAG GTCTGAAGCACGTAGCCGAGGGGAAGAAGACCCATAAGAACCCCGACCTGCGCTCGCAGGGAAGCCCCAGCCACGCACCCCCGGCCAAGGCCAGCAAACCGGGGTCCACCCCCAGCATGGCCCCCCCGAACAGGCCGGCGTTACTGGAGCTGGACGGGAAGAAATGGAGGGTG GAGCACTTTGAGCAGAGACACGACCTGCTGATCGAGGAGACTGAATTGAAGCAGGTGGTCTACATCTTTGACTGCAACAACTCCACCATCCAGGTGAAGGGCAAGATCAACTCCATCATCGTTG ACAACTGTAAGAAGCTGGGGCTGGTGTTTGAGAACGCGGTTGGCATCGTGGAGATTATTAATTCTAAATCTGTTCAATTACAG GTGTTGGGTAACGTGCCCACCATCTCCATCAACAAGACGGAGGGCTGCCAGGTGTACCTCAGCAAGGACTCCATCAGCTGTGACATCGTCAGCGCCAAGAGCTCAGCAATGAACATCCTAGTACCGGTCGGAGAGGATGACTTT AGAGAGTTCCCCGTCCCAGAGCAGTTCAAGACCGTGTGGGACGGCTCCAGGCTGGTGACAGAGCCCACCGAGATAGCTGGCTGA
- the rbm24a gene encoding RNA-binding protein 24 produces MHSTQKDTTYTKIFVGGLPYHTTDSSLRKYFEVFGEIEEAVVITDRQTGKSRGYGFVTMSDRSAADRACKDPNPIIDGRKANVNLAYLGAKPRVMQQVPPPPPPPPTPTPIPLRSSIDLRNGPG; encoded by the exons ATGCACAGCACGCAAAAGGATACGACCTATACCAAGATTTTTGTCGGGGGTCTTCCGTACCACACCACAGACTCAAGTCTCAGGAAATATTTTGAAGTGTTCGGTGAGATTGAAGAAGCGGTGGTTATTACCGACAGACAGACCGGCAAGTCGAGGGGTTATGGATTC GTCACGATGTCGGACCGCTCGGCTGCCGACCGGGCCTGTAAGGACCCCAACCCCATCATCGACGGCAGGAAGGCCAACGTGAACCTAGCCTACCTAGGGGCGAAACCCCGGGTGATGCAgcaagtaccccccccccccccccccccccccaccccgacacCCATCCCACTCCGATCAAGCATTGACCTGAGGAACGGACCAGGCTAG
- the stmnd1 gene encoding stathmin domain-containing protein 1 → MGCGTSTSTAVVPIDCDELTKEDETGRLGSRGDSAVSKVTADSGVVVESSLDPTLPGAMPRKIPPLTGEADTCRERGQETRAPGERPRSSEILEQLLSQGIIPVGPPREGGSATGGAYDITLDDGELPRQRPPARLVALKISPSRDSINHQTQQAEGRHQPNEEDLEARLRTKSARVRAPPAVLADFDDPNPQEDKPLHTAVTTIGPDPQAHTQVREASEGSVRGPREGPGEGREEGREEKDEQDEDEGRDSPGRDEEGKEATEGGMLRGCGDREVGDGGRG, encoded by the exons ATGGGATGTGGAACCTCGACATCGACGGCGGTTGTACCAATAGACTGTGATGAGTTGACGAAAGAG GATGAGACGGGGAGGCTTGGGTCTCGCGGGGACTCGGCGGTCTCCAAGGTGACGGCAGAcagcggggtggtggtggagagctcACTGGACCCCACGCTGCCTGGAGCGATGCCCAGGAAAATCCCTCCTCTGACGGGTGAGGCAGATacctgtagagagagaggacaggaaaCACGAG CCCCTGGGGAGCGACCCCGCTCCAGTGAGATCCTGGAGCAGCTGCTGAGCCAGGGCATCATCCCAGTAGGACCGCCGCGGGAGGGGGGCTCTGCCACGGGGGGGGCCTACGACATCACG CTGGATGATGGAGAGCTACCCAGGCAGAGACCTCCAGCCAGACTGGTGGCTCTGAAGATCTCCCCCAGCAGAGACTCCATCAACCACCAGACGCAGCAGGCCGAGGGGAGACAccag CCCAATGAAGAGGACCTCGAGGCTAGACTGAGGACCAAGTCGGCTCGGGTCCGAGCGCCTCCCGCCGTCTTGGCCGACTTCGATGACCCAAATCCCCAAGAGGACAAGCCTCTCCATACAGCCGTCACCACCATCGGCCCCGACCCCCAGGCCCACACCCAGGTCAGAGAGGCCAGTGAGGGGAGCGTCCGGGGGCCGAGAGAGGGCCCCGGGGAGGGCCGAGAGGAGGGCAGGGAGGAAAAGGACGAGCAGGATGAGGACGAGGGACGAGACAGCCcagggagggatgaggaggggaaggaggccacagagggagggatgttGAGAGGTTGTGGGGACAGAGAGGTGGGCGATGGTGGACGAGGATGA